The window CGGTCGATAATTTACTGAATATTCTGCGCCAGACATCAGTGAACGCCATCATGGCGGTCGGCATGACACTGGTGATCCTGACTGCCGGTATTGATCTGTCGGTCGGTTCGGTGCTGGCATTATGCGGTGCTTTTGCGGCAACCATGCTGGATAAAGAGCTGCCTATATTATTAACGGTGCCAGCGGTGTTAGTGGCCGGCGCGTTATTAGGTGGCGTCAGTGGCGTTATTATTGCCAAAGGCCGTGTGCAGGCCTTTATTGCCACCTTAGTCACCATGACCTTGCTGCGTGGCGCAACGTTGGTCTTCACTGATGGCCGCCCGATCAGTACCGGTTTTTCTGATGCATCCGATGCATTTGCCTGGTTTGGTACTGGTTATCTGTTCGGTATCCCGGTGCCGGTCTGGTTGATGGTGGTGGTGTTCACAACCGTCTGGTATCTGCTCAATCACACTCGTATTGGTCGCTACATTTATGCCTTAGGTGGTAATGAAGCGGCGACCAGTCTCTCCGGTATTAATGTTGACCGGATCAAAATCATTGTCTATGCCGCATGCGGTTTCTTGTCTGCGCTGGCCGGGATCATCGTTACCTCCCGTTTGTCATCCGCACAACCCACCGCCGGCACGGGCTATGAACTGGATGCTATCGCTGCCGTTGTTCTGGGCGGTACCAGTCTCGCTGGTGGTAAAGGACGGATCTCGGGAACCCTGATCGGTGCTTTCATTATCGGCTTCTTAAACAATGCGCTTAACCTGCTCGATGTCTCTTCTTACTTCCAGATGATTGTCAAAGCGACAGTGATTTTGCTGGCAGTGTTGATTGATCACAAGAGCAGCAAATAACCCCTGAATCGAGGAACAAAGCTATGAACATGAAAAAGTTAGCAATTCTGGTTTCTGCTGTGGTGTTGAGTAGTTCAGTATCCGTTTCCGCTATGGCAAAAGACACCATGGCACTGGTGGTTTCCACCTTGAATAACCCATTTTTTGTCACCTTAAAAGATGGTGCGGAACATAAAGCCAAAGCCTTGGGTTATGACCTGCTGGTATTGGATTCACAAAATGACCCGGCGAAAGAGCTGGCTAACGTGGAAGACTTAACGGTTCGTGGGGTAAAAGTGCTGCTGATCAATCCGACCGATTCGGATGCAGTAGGTAACGCGATTGCAATGGCCAATAAAGCAAAACTACCGGTACTAACGCTCGACCGTGGTGCGAACAAAGGCACGGTAGTGAGTCATATTGCTTCCGATAATATCGCGGGCGGGAAAATGGCGGGTGATTTCATTGCGACCAAACTGGGTGAAAAAGCCAAAATCATCCAATTGGAAGGGATCGCCGGTACCTCTGCTGCGCGAGATCGGGGCGCCGGATTCAAACAAGCGGCTGATGCCCATGGTTTCCAGATGCTGGCCAGCCAACCGGCCGATTTCGACCGTACTAAAGGTCTGAATGTTATGGAAAACCTGCTGTCAGGGCATGGTGATGTGCAGGCTGTTTTTGCACAAAATGATGAAATGGCTTTAGGTGCGGTGCGTGCGCTACAAGCTGCCGGTAAAGACAAGGTGCTAGTGGTGGGTTTTGACGGCACCGACGATGGCGTAAAAGCCGTGCAGAAAGGCAAAATGGCCGCCACGGTAGCGCAACAGCCTGATCAGATTGGGGCAATTGGGGTTGAGACCGCAGACAAAGTGCTGAAAGGTCAAACTGTACCCGCCAACATTCCAGTGCCACTGAAAGTGGTGTCTAAATAATGTCAGCCAGTACCCGCCTTTGTGCGGGTACTTTTTTATTCCAATAGACGTTTATTCAGATGAACATTTATTGCGGCTGAAGTTGATTGGAGCTGAAAATGAGTAAAAAACTGGTTGTTCTCGGCAGCGTAAATGCCGATCACGTATTATCTGTTCCTCGCTTTCCTAAACCCGGTGAGACGCTGGTTGGCAGCGGGTATCACATTGCTTACGGTGGCAAAGGGGCCAATCAGGCCGTGGCAGCCGGAAGAACCGGTGCAGATATTGCGTTTATTGCTTGTGTGGGCAGTGATGATATTGGCGCCCGCATGAAAGAACAGTTTGTGATTGATGGCATTGATACCCAAGCGGTGATGGCAGTTGAAGGCACAACGACCGGTGTTGCCATGATTTGGGTTTCTGCCGAAGGTGAAAATTGTATCGGGATTTCTGCGGGGGCAAATGCTGAGTTGACACCAGAGCGTTTACAGCCGCATTTATCGTTAATTAGTGAAGCCGATGTGTTGCTGATGCAACTGGAGAGCCCGCTGAACACGGTAGAATTAGCGGCACAAACCGCCCAAAAATCGGGTACGCAGGTGATCCTCAATCCGGCACCGGCTCAAGCGTTACCGGAATCTTTATTGCAGGTGATCGATGTGATCACACCCAATGAAACCGAAGCGCAGGCATTAACCGGCATTGTGGTAGAAACAGAAGCCGATGCACAGAAAGCGGCGGATGCTTTGCATGCTTACGGTATCAAAACTGTATTGATTACCCTCGGCGCTCGTGGTGTCTGGGTCAGTGAACAGGGAAAAGGTGAATTAATCCCCGGTTTTCGTGTGCAGGCGCTCGACACGACAGCGGCGGGTGATACCTTTAACGGCGCGTTAGTTACCGCGCAGTTAGAAGGCTTACCAATGGCGCAGGCCATTCGTTTTGCCCATGCTGCCGCGGCAATTTCAGTGACACGTTCAGGCGCACAGCCTTCAATTCCACTTCGGTCTGAGGTTGATGCATTTTTAGCTGCAAGGAGTTAGCAGTTTTGGCCACCATGAAAGATGTCGCCCGCTTGGCGGGTGTTTCAACCTCCACGGTTTCACATGTGGTAAACAATACCCGCTTTGTCAGCGACGAAATTCGCGAACGTATTCTGAAAGCGGTGGCCGATCTTAACTATTCCCCTTCCGCCTTAGCGCGCAGTTTAAAGCTCAATCAAACCCGGACGCTGGGTATGATGGTGACGACATCCAATAACCCGTTTTTTGCGGAAGTCGTCGCTGGCGTTGAGCGGATCTGTTATCAGCGTGGTTATACTTTGGTGTTGTGTAATACCGAAGGTGACCCGGAACGTTTAAGCCATAATCTCGAAGTGTTGCTGCAAAAACGCATTGATGGGTTGTTATTGATGTGCACCGAAGTGCGTTCGGCATCCTCTGAGGTTTTTGGCCGGCATCCACCGGTGCCGATGGTCGTCATGGATTGGGGGCCATTAGGAAGCATTGCCGATCAAATTCAGGATAATTCCGAACATGGCGGTTATCTTGCTACGCAACATCTGATTGCACAGGGGCATCGTCGGATTGGGCTGATCACCGGCCCTCGCAACAAACTACCGGCACAACGTCGTCTGGATGGTTATTGTCAGGCATTACAGGAAGCGGATATTCCATTCCGGCCGGAATATGTTGTCGAAGGCGATTTTGAATTTGCGGGCGGTATTAGCGCGATGCAGCAATTATTGAGCTTATCTGAGCGCCCGACTGCCGTATTTGCGGGCAATGATGTGTCAGCGGTGGGGGTCTATCAGGCGTTATATCGTGCCGGTTTACGTGTACCGCAAGATATGTCGGTCATTGGTTATGATGATATTGAACTGGCCCGTTATCTGACGCCGCCGTTAACTACGATCCATCAACCGCAGGAAGAGCTGTGTCGGCAGGCGGTTGATACGCTGCTGGAACGTATTCAGGGGGCTGATGATGCGCCAAGGATCATCTCACTGGAGCCTACGCTCATCCAACGAGAATCGGTGTATTGTATTAAAAGATCTTAAAAACGATCCGGTTAGATCGATCGGATCTTAAACCTTGCCTGAGTTATGCCGATAACCAAAAAGCAATCTGGTATCTGCATGTTGTACTCGGGAGTGGTTATGCGTATTACCCAGCAAACGTTGTCACTAAAAACCAGTTATGACCATCAGCAGGAATCGGTACGTAAACAGGAAGTCTTGCCCACGTTAGCCAAACCCGGCCAACAAGATGTAAAAGTCGAAGTCAGTCTGCAGCAACGTGATGCGTTGGGTGTCAGTCTCAGTCGCCGCGATCTGCAAAAAGCGGCAGAGCAAAATCGTCAGCAACAACCCGCAAATACTACGATCGCATTACCATCCAGCAATGTGGCGGTTAAAAAGAGTAGTGCAGATCCGGCGCCATCAGCCTCTTCAGGCGCGACCTCAAGTCAGAAAACATCGGATGAATTATCTGATGATGATCTATCCTTAGACACTCATACCCGGCTTATCAAAATGATGATAGAAGCAATGACGGGTAAAAAGATCAAATTGATGCAACCGATTCAGCACACCAGTGCAACAGAGCCATCATCAACCGCCCCGAATGCGCCAACGACGGGTAATCAATCAACACCTGCTGAACCTGATCATCAGGTTCGCATCACTGAATATACATCAGAAAGTGAACGATTACGTTTTGCTGCCAGCGGCGAAGTGCAAACGGCGGATGGCCGGACGATCAAACTGCAATTAGGTTTTGCCATGTCATATCAGGATATGACGTTGTCGGAGCGCTTAACCAAACAATCGGCGTTAAAAGATCCGCTGGTACTCAATCTTGATAGTCAGTTTGCTGATCTCAAAGAGGCGCGCTTTAATTTTGATATTGATAGTGATGGTACGAAGGATTCATTACCCACATTAGGTAATGGCTCTTATTTTCTGGCGCTGGATAAAAATAACAATCAACAAATTGATGATGGCAAAGAGCTGTTTGGTGCGCAAAGTGGTAATGGCTTTGCCGAACTGGCGCAATATGACGAGGACGGTAACAGTTTTATTGATGAAGGCGATAGTATCTATGGCCAACTCTCTGTTTGGCGTCCCGGGAAGGGGATGGTGGCATTAGCCAATGTGGGGGTTGGTGCTATCTATCTGCATCCCGTTGAGACACAGTTTCAGAATCTGGGAAGTGATAGTGAGGGAAAAAATTTAGGGGTATTACGTTCCAGTGGCGTTTATCTGAAAGAAGATGGCACGGCTGGCACCGTGCAGCAGCTTGATCTTCGTGCATAAAACTATCTGCTAGTATTTGTTTAAGGTGATCTTTTTAGTCACCTCGCACGTTTTATTCTGCGCGTTATTTACCCCTAGGCCGGAGTTAAAAGTAATGAATAATAAAAATCGGATTATTGCGGCATGTTGCCTGAGTCTGTTGCTGACCCCGTTTAGTTGGGCTGAGACAAAAGAAGCAGTTGCACCTGTGAAGCAAGAAGTTTCCGCGCCAGTTATTTTGTCTGTTGCTGGCCCACAAGCGGCCGATTTTACACTGGCTCAGTTACAAGCGTTGCCACAAAAGACGATCGTTACCACTACACCGTGGACCGACGGATCGCACACCTACACAGGCGTGTTATTACGCGATTTGTTGGACAAACAAGGGCTACAAAAAGCGACCAAACTGAATGCCAAAGCCCTGAACGATTATGTCACGACCATCACAGTCGCTGATGTTTATAAATATGATGTACTGCTGGCACTGACACAGGATGGCAAATTACTGACTCGTCGCAACAAAGGGCCAGTGTGGGTGATTTATCCATTAAGTCAGCATCCTGAGTTGGATATACCGTCCTATCACAGCGCGATGATATGGCAATTACGCACTATCAGTGTGAGTGATTAATGGGGGGGTACTCTAAGTTTATTGTCTTAGGGCTGCTGATCATCAGCATGACCATTGGCATGTTCAGCTCCCTCTACTCTTTTCAGGAGGTGTCGCAGCGTATTACTGCGCATACGACACTGAGCGCTTGGTCGTTGGCGCAACTTGAGCTGGAATATCAGAAATTAAGTACCGAATTACAGCTGTATCGGGCTGGAAAAAGTGATGGTGATAAACTGTCTCTGGCTTATGACTTAGCCTGGAACCGGATGGATGTTTTTTTGCATGGGGAAGAAAGTGCCGCCGTTAGAAGTCAATTTGGTGCTGAAGCGCTGATTCAAAAAGTGTTTCTTTTACTGCAGCAACATGAATCGCTGATTGAAAATTTACCGTCTCCCGATTCCCCTGAACTGGCCGCGTGGGAGCAACAATTACTGACGTTACAGCCAGACATCCGCCAGTTAATGATTCAGAATTTTACCGGCCCTGGGGCAACTCGGGGTATGGATTCTATCGAGGCAACGGTTAAGCATATTTCTTGGGTGTTAGCAGTGGTTGCACTGCTTAGTTTGTTGATGAGTTATTTGCTGTTCCGCGAATCCAGACAGCATTGGTTTTTATCATTACATGATCCCTTAACGACCTTAACGAACCGGGCGCATTTTTTAACGTTACTCAAAGAACGTTGTTATCAGGCGAGCGTAAAGCGACAAGTATTGAGCTTATGTATTTTAGATATTCAACGTTTTAATGAGGTTAATGACCTGTTTGGTTATCAAAACGGTGATGCGTTGTTGCAAGGATTTGGTCGTATTCTGCGTCTACGGTTTGGTAAAACCGCCTTAATCGGTCGTACCGGGGGCAGTGAGTTTGCTTTATTAATTCCCCAACATGAAGTGACGACCTTGCTGCCTGATGTACTGAAAGAGTTCGACTCACTTTTGCGAGAATACGATCCGGCGCATCGGGTCTATCTTTGTTGCGGTGTGAGTACCTACCCTGAACAATGTT of the uncultured Tolumonas sp. genome contains:
- the rbsC gene encoding ribose ABC transporter permease — its product is MSTQTMNAKSTSDTSRWFSKQWWLEQKALIALLILIAVVSVLNPNFFTVDNLLNILRQTSVNAIMAVGMTLVILTAGIDLSVGSVLALCGAFAATMLDKELPILLTVPAVLVAGALLGGVSGVIIAKGRVQAFIATLVTMTLLRGATLVFTDGRPISTGFSDASDAFAWFGTGYLFGIPVPVWLMVVVFTTVWYLLNHTRIGRYIYALGGNEAATSLSGINVDRIKIIVYAACGFLSALAGIIVTSRLSSAQPTAGTGYELDAIAAVVLGGTSLAGGKGRISGTLIGAFIIGFLNNALNLLDVSSYFQMIVKATVILLAVLIDHKSSK
- the rbsB gene encoding ribose ABC transporter substrate-binding protein RbsB, with protein sequence MKKLAILVSAVVLSSSVSVSAMAKDTMALVVSTLNNPFFVTLKDGAEHKAKALGYDLLVLDSQNDPAKELANVEDLTVRGVKVLLINPTDSDAVGNAIAMANKAKLPVLTLDRGANKGTVVSHIASDNIAGGKMAGDFIATKLGEKAKIIQLEGIAGTSAARDRGAGFKQAADAHGFQMLASQPADFDRTKGLNVMENLLSGHGDVQAVFAQNDEMALGAVRALQAAGKDKVLVVGFDGTDDGVKAVQKGKMAATVAQQPDQIGAIGVETADKVLKGQTVPANIPVPLKVVSK
- the rbsK gene encoding ribokinase, which translates into the protein MSKKLVVLGSVNADHVLSVPRFPKPGETLVGSGYHIAYGGKGANQAVAAGRTGADIAFIACVGSDDIGARMKEQFVIDGIDTQAVMAVEGTTTGVAMIWVSAEGENCIGISAGANAELTPERLQPHLSLISEADVLLMQLESPLNTVELAAQTAQKSGTQVILNPAPAQALPESLLQVIDVITPNETEAQALTGIVVETEADAQKAADALHAYGIKTVLITLGARGVWVSEQGKGELIPGFRVQALDTTAAGDTFNGALVTAQLEGLPMAQAIRFAHAAAAISVTRSGAQPSIPLRSEVDAFLAARS
- a CDS encoding substrate-binding domain-containing protein encodes the protein MATMKDVARLAGVSTSTVSHVVNNTRFVSDEIRERILKAVADLNYSPSALARSLKLNQTRTLGMMVTTSNNPFFAEVVAGVERICYQRGYTLVLCNTEGDPERLSHNLEVLLQKRIDGLLLMCTEVRSASSEVFGRHPPVPMVVMDWGPLGSIADQIQDNSEHGGYLATQHLIAQGHRRIGLITGPRNKLPAQRRLDGYCQALQEADIPFRPEYVVEGDFEFAGGISAMQQLLSLSERPTAVFAGNDVSAVGVYQALYRAGLRVPQDMSVIGYDDIELARYLTPPLTTIHQPQEELCRQAVDTLLERIQGADDAPRIISLEPTLIQRESVYCIKRS
- a CDS encoding molybdopterin-dependent oxidoreductase; this encodes MNNKNRIIAACCLSLLLTPFSWAETKEAVAPVKQEVSAPVILSVAGPQAADFTLAQLQALPQKTIVTTTPWTDGSHTYTGVLLRDLLDKQGLQKATKLNAKALNDYVTTITVADVYKYDVLLALTQDGKLLTRRNKGPVWVIYPLSQHPELDIPSYHSAMIWQLRTISVSD
- a CDS encoding bifunctional diguanylate cyclase/phosphodiesterase is translated as MGGYSKFIVLGLLIISMTIGMFSSLYSFQEVSQRITAHTTLSAWSLAQLELEYQKLSTELQLYRAGKSDGDKLSLAYDLAWNRMDVFLHGEESAAVRSQFGAEALIQKVFLLLQQHESLIENLPSPDSPELAAWEQQLLTLQPDIRQLMIQNFTGPGATRGMDSIEATVKHISWVLAVVALLSLLMSYLLFRESRQHWFLSLHDPLTTLTNRAHFLTLLKERCYQASVKRQVLSLCILDIQRFNEVNDLFGYQNGDALLQGFGRILRLRFGKTALIGRTGGSEFALLIPQHEVTTLLPDVLKEFDSLLREYDPAHRVYLCCGVSTYPEQCSTDGELYQFAEQALSAAKKNSPNHYQVFNTCMLSDFQRRRELATHLRAELQVPDSAKLFMCYQPVHSVQPSEKVGMEALLRWRHPLFGFVAPPEIIEIAEEHGLGDALGDWIFRRVFKDLGSLPFWQIERISVAVNLSESMFTLNLPTKLNQFLRNSPILHEQLILELTETIALHDFATSQQIMRALQKDNIRIALDDFGTGFSSLAYLKDLSVDKLKIDKSFIQQIDLDPRQLYLVRHITELAHDLGLTVVAEGVETAVELDIVAGIGVEEIQGYHYSRPLELPHLISYLAKHFHPETPS